The Deinobacterium chartae genome contains a region encoding:
- a CDS encoding GGDEF domain-containing protein, with the protein MLLVALVVRAGLPLPLLLIAFMPLPLIAVQYPRMVYLACTLLAGMALILGMRITGTEPLDALLVGVLVTALAGGLFDRLARGLRAREAARGALSESEHRLRAALEANMDAFVIYRAVRTSNHAVVDFEILELNAAAARMLPLPRDGGKGARLRALAPHALHAELFYKYRRVLESGVPLEEEYATESVWEGSVWKYQQVVPLDDGVAVTARDVTGRKRAEQQLALAVHRAQALAQVARLSTEALNLEEIVTRAVQAVAEVADVDFGCLLTGRWDRVVAQACWRSPGAGPELEQLGSRMPYVAEMLQQALQGGWPLYWDDLLTHSEAAPGAQPAISGVCLFPLDPERALLFGRSGAVRPWSAEDRALLEVAAQNVRVMFERTTYLQGIEAAARRDPLTGLGNRRAFDEEATAEMARFGGSRQGNALGLMLMDLDGLKAVNDLEGHARGDALLQAFANALIAAVRTQDRVYRIGGDEFVVLMPNCMPEGGRRVAEAVRRAAADLRRAGFAPAGVSVGVAFCPSEADTLDHMMHLADERMYAEKRHRKQPVSAAGGTDQDRAGLDELLNS; encoded by the coding sequence ATGCTGCTGGTGGCCCTGGTCGTGCGGGCCGGACTGCCGCTCCCGCTGCTCCTGATCGCGTTCATGCCGTTGCCGCTGATCGCCGTGCAATACCCGCGCATGGTTTATCTGGCCTGTACGCTGCTGGCCGGAATGGCCCTGATCCTCGGCATGCGCATCACCGGGACAGAACCGCTCGATGCCCTGCTGGTCGGCGTGCTGGTCACCGCGCTTGCGGGCGGGTTGTTTGACCGCTTGGCCCGCGGCCTGCGGGCGCGTGAAGCGGCCCGGGGCGCTCTGTCCGAGAGCGAGCATCGCCTGCGCGCGGCGCTCGAGGCCAACATGGATGCCTTCGTGATTTACCGGGCGGTGCGCACCAGTAACCACGCGGTGGTCGATTTCGAGATCCTCGAGCTGAACGCGGCGGCCGCGCGCATGCTGCCGCTTCCCCGGGACGGCGGCAAGGGCGCGCGATTGCGCGCGCTGGCACCGCACGCCCTGCATGCCGAGCTGTTTTACAAGTACCGCCGGGTTCTGGAGAGCGGCGTTCCGCTCGAGGAGGAATACGCGACCGAAAGTGTCTGGGAAGGCAGTGTCTGGAAGTACCAGCAGGTGGTGCCGCTGGACGACGGCGTGGCGGTGACGGCGCGGGACGTGACCGGACGCAAGCGGGCCGAGCAGCAACTGGCGCTGGCGGTTCACCGGGCCCAGGCACTCGCGCAGGTTGCCCGGCTCTCGACCGAGGCGCTGAACCTCGAGGAAATCGTGACCCGGGCCGTGCAGGCAGTCGCCGAGGTGGCCGACGTGGACTTTGGCTGCCTGCTGACCGGCAGGTGGGACCGCGTGGTGGCGCAGGCCTGCTGGCGTTCCCCCGGCGCGGGACCCGAGCTGGAACAGCTGGGCTCGCGGATGCCGTACGTTGCTGAGATGCTGCAGCAAGCCCTTCAGGGCGGTTGGCCACTGTACTGGGATGACCTGCTCACGCACAGCGAGGCTGCGCCCGGAGCGCAACCGGCAATCAGCGGGGTGTGTCTGTTCCCGCTCGATCCGGAGCGCGCGCTGCTGTTCGGTCGGTCAGGTGCAGTGCGCCCCTGGTCCGCCGAGGACCGGGCCCTGCTCGAGGTGGCGGCGCAGAACGTACGGGTGATGTTCGAGCGTACGACCTACCTGCAGGGGATCGAGGCAGCCGCGCGGCGCGACCCGCTGACCGGGCTGGGCAACCGCCGCGCTTTTGACGAGGAGGCTACGGCAGAGATGGCGCGCTTCGGCGGCTCGCGGCAGGGGAACGCCCTGGGCCTGATGCTGATGGACCTCGACGGGCTCAAAGCCGTCAACGACCTCGAGGGGCACGCGCGCGGCGATGCGCTGCTTCAGGCCTTCGCCAATGCGCTGATCGCAGCGGTGCGTACGCAAGACCGGGTCTACCGTATCGGCGGAGACGAATTCGTGGTGCTCATGCCGAACTGTATGCCCGAGGGGGGCCGCAGGGTGGCCGAGGCGGTGCGACGGGCCGCGGCAGATCTGCGGCGCGCGGGGTTTGCGCCAGCCGGGGTAAGCGTGGGGGTGGCATTTTGTCCTTCCGAGGCGGACACCCTCGACCATATGATGCACCTGGCCGACGAGCGCATGTACGCCGAGAAAC